TTGCATGACGCGGTGATAGTCGCGTCCCCAGCCGTAGCGCGAGATTTTGCCGTGCTGAGCATTGTCGGAGTGCTGATGCGGGGTGTAATAGTTCAGCGCGACGCAGATCAGCGATCGCACCCCTGGCATGACTTGTTGAATGTCTTGGCGTTTGGGATTGCTCATCCACGCCATATCAGCCTGATAGCCTTGGTGCAGCCAATTTTGCAGGGCAGTGTTAGCGGCGATCGCGGCGGGTTGACTGTGATCAATGCGAGCGATGCCGACGCGATGAAAGCCAACGTGATGCGCTTGTTGGCGAATGACATCAATATCAAGGGTCAGTAAAGGTAGCGGATGATCGCTCACAGGGAAGAGTGGTCTTAAAGGGTCGCCTTAACAATAGCGACTCAGGTGAGCCCTGATCAGCGATCGCGGTTACCTCAGTGGCTCTCTGTGGCTAAATTGCCATCATGAGATTTTGCTCAGCGGTACAGGTCACCCAAGCCGTTTCGACCCGATAAGTGCCTTCTACTTGTTTTGCTAAGCTGACCAACTCTCTTAGCATGGCGTGATCGCTCACAACACCTTGAAGAATGACCACGCGGCCCCGCTGACTAACGGTCAAACGCTCTAGCTCTGAGGGCACAAACTGTTGAGAAAACACAGCCTCGACGCGCTTTTGCAGGCCATGGTAATCATATTCGCCCTGTAACCCAATGCGCTCAGGAGGAGGCGTTTGAAACCAACTCGGAAACGCCTTTGCCCATTCAAATGGCAGCGGATCAGCTGGCTCAAGTGACTCGGCGTGAGTCATGTGTTTGCATTGATAGATACCCATTCTCTGCTCCCTGGCGATCGCCAATCTGACTCAATCTTGCCTAACCTGCGAGAGAACCTACGTAAATACCCTGATTGTGTTCTACAGGATACACTTTTGCCGCCAGGCTCTTGGGTCATTCCTTCACAAAAACCCAAACTAAGTTAACTGTAACTTTACATTCAGAAATGTAATTATTACCGTCATCCTGATGACATTTGTGCAAGTTGCTCAGGTCGAAGCCCTAGCAATCAGCACGACAGCATAAGCGGCAATGCCTTCTTCACGACCTGTGGGGCCGAGCTTTTCATTCGTGGTGGCTTTGACGCCGACTTGGTCGGGGGCAAGATTTAACGCTGCGGCTAGGGCACTGCGCATGGCAGCGATATGGGGCTTGAGCTTGGGACGTTCGGCAACGACGACGCTATCGACATTGACGATCGCCCAACCGCGATCGCGCACCATTTGGTAGACCTGGTCGAGCAATTTCAGACTATCGGCACCCGCCCACTGGGGGTCACTGGGGGGAAAGTAGGTGCCAATATCGCCCAGGCTTAAAGCGCCTAGCAACGCATCGGTAATGGCGTGGGTCAGCACATCGGCATCACTGTGACCGAGCAGGCCCATGACGTGGGGAATGGTTACTCCCCCTAAAATCAAGGGCCGCCCTTCTACTAACCGATGGATGTCGTAGCCGTTGCCGATCCGTATATTCATAAGTCGATGGTAGCAAATTTACAGAAAACGTCTAGGTATAACTCAGCACATTTGACTAAGTATGAGCGATTTTGACCAGCCATCAATGTCTGAGGATAGGGTGTGAGTGGTCAGCTAGGGGGACTCGGTTGAGGACTGCTGGGCTTGCCAGGTGGCGTATAAATCGGGGCGACGCTGCCGTGTCCGATTCACTTGCTGCTGGTGCCGCCAGGCGGCGATCGCGGCGTGATTGCCCGATCGCAAAACGTCGGGTACGGTCCACCCCCGAAACTCGGCCGGACGAGTGTATTGAGGATAATCCAGCAGGTCCGCTTCAAAGCTTTCGAATTTGAGCGAATCGGTTTTGCCGACGGTGCCCGGTCGCAGCCGCACTACGCCGTTAATCAGGGTCAACGCCGGGATTTCGCCACAGGTGAGGACAAAATCGCCGAGGGAAACCTCGCGATCGACCAGATGCAATACCCGCTCATCGACCCCTTCGTAATGGCCGCAAATCAGCACAATTTGGTCGAGCTCAGCATTGAGCTGCCGGAATAAGGGCTGGGCCATCGTTTCGCCCTGGGGCGTCAGCAAGATGACTTCTCGCCGAGGATAGGTGGGCAGGGACTCGACGGCGGCGAAAATCGGTTCCGGCTTCATCAACATGCCGACGCCCCCGCCATAGGGTTCATCGTCCACTTTGCGATGCTTGTCAGTGGTGAAATCGCGAGGGTTCACCAAGTTGACGCTGGCGATGCCCCGCTCTAGCGCTTTGCCCAACAGGCCAGACTGCAACGGCGACGCAAAGAAGTCAGGAAATAAGGTGACGACATCAAACCTGAGCGGAGATTCCGAATTCATAACACAATTACGCAGGGGAATTGACCGCGATCGCCCCCAGCCTCATGACCACGGGCGATGCTCACTCTACCGCAAACCGGATGGGTTTGGTTTAGCGGGGTTGAGACTTTGATGTCGAGTCGGTCCCTCCGAGGTCGGCTGGCGCTCAGGGCGGGTCAAGAGAGTTTGACAATAATGATGCACAATAGCTTTGGGGTTGGGGGGAGGACGTCTCCCCAATGTTTTTGCCTCTCTACGGGCGCAAACGGATGCTGCGCGTAGAAGAGAGGTTGGTTGTCACCCTCTGAGCCCAAGCTGCTATGGCTAATCTGAAGCGCACCCGTGAGGATATTCTCGAAGCGGTCATCGACACGGTTCACCGCCAGGGGTTAACCGCTACGGGGCTGAGCGAACTGTTTCGGTTGAGCGGCGCTTCGTCGGGCAGTTTTTACAACTATTTTGAATCGAAGCAGGCGTTGGGGCATGCGCTGATCGATTTTGAATGGGAGAAGCTGGAGAAAAACGTGCTGGAACCCGCTGTGACCCGGCATGAATCGCCCATTGATCAGGTGTTTTGGATTCTCGATACGCTGGAAGCGAAGCAAACCCGTGAGCCGTTTTGTGGCGGCTGTCTGCTCGGCAACCTGATTGTGGATCTGGTGGAGCAGGACGATAGCTTTCGCGAGCACTTGCAAACAGTGTTTGCGCGGTGGGAGGGGGCGATCGCTCAACGACTCCATGCCGGACGTGACCAGCTCTTACCTGCCACCGACCCCGATTTGCTGGCGGCGCAAATTATGACGGTAATTGAGGGGGCAATGCTGATGGGTAAGCTGCACCGCGACACCCAGCGCCTTCACGCCAGTTTTGATGTGGCGCGGCAGTTGCTCACCCTGGCGCTCAAACCTGCGTAGCTGCGTAGCTGTTGAAGACTTGCGGGTGATGCAGCCTTCCCGATCGCCCAAACTGTAGCCATCACCACATTCCCCAAACGAGAAGTTTCCTTTAATATAAATAGATAGATCGTTCTATTTGGTGAACCTTATGTCTGATACCGCCAAGGTGTCCATCGCGCCCATTCCCAAAGATGGCCTGCAAGAGCTCGGCGAAAAGAACCGCGCCAACCCCGCCGACAAGACCCTCAAGGTCAAGACCGTTTGTGAGCGCAAGTTCCGCAGCTTGAACTACGCTCGCGATTTAGAGCCCTTTGTGGTGGATGAGCCCCCCGGTCTCTTGGGCGACAATACAGCTCCCAATCCCTCGGAGATTGTGTTGGGTGCGTTCGGTTCCTGTTTGGCGGTGGGGCTGCAGGCCAATGCTGCCGCTCGCGGTATTACCCTCACCAAGCTTGAAATTTCTCTCGAAGGTGACATCAATATCACCAGCACCTGGGGCACGGGCGAGTTGGCGAAGCCGCAAATTGGCTTTACCGATGTCCGGGTCAAGGTTGACATTGACGGTGACGCCTCGAAAGAAGAGTTGGCCGAAATGGTGGCCCATGCCAACAAGTGGTCGCCTGTGTCCGCCACTTTGAGCAATCCGATGCCCGTCAGCGTGGAAATGGCGTAAGCCCCGCGATCTCAACGGCTCAAGTCTTCTCGGCTAGAGAAGTCAGTCAGTGAGGGCTGAAGCAGAGCCCGGCTCTGAGCGATGGTCATACTCCCGAATCATGACCATCGCGCCACTTCAGCCCTTTACGGCTGGTGTCCACCCGCATCATGAATGGTTACTGATGGCTGTTGACAGTTACTCACCCAGGCAACGTTCCGTGGGTAAGCCGCTTGGCAGCCGCCCCCAAAGTCATAAATGTATAGTTAAGTTAACGTCTGAAAGCAGCTGTTAATGGCTGTTTTTGGTCTGCCCTAATAGGCGCTTTGCACCGATAAAGAACTTCACCATCACTCACAATGCAGACGATTCAACAAGCTTCTCAGACTCACGCCGCCATGGACTATCACGCCGCGACTGAGGCCGTGTCAGCGGTGGTTAAGCAACAGCTCACGCCCAAGGTGGCTGATATCGACCTCAAAGGGGAATATCCTCGCGAGATTTTGCATCAGTTGGGCGACGTAAACGCTTACGCCCACGCAGTGGCTCCAGAATTGGGCGGCACGGGCCTGGGTTTGAAAGCGGCGATTCAAAGCATTGAAGAGATTTCTAAAGAGTGCATCTCCACCGGGTTTATGGCTTGGTGTCAGGTGGCCTGTACCTGGTATTTGCAAAACACGGACAATCAGGCGTTGGCCCAGGAATTGCTGCCAGATATCGCTACGGGTAAGCAGCTGGCGGGCACTGGCCTCTCGAACCCGATGAAGCATTTCGTGGATATTGAAAAAATTGCCCTGACGGCAGAACCCGTGAAAGGGGGCTTCCGCGTGAATGGCATGTTGCCCTGGGTCTCGAATTTGGGGCCTGGTCACTGGTTTGGAGTGGCGGCCAAAATCGCCGACAGCGATGATTACATGATGGCTGTGGTGTCGGATGACATGGAAGGCATGACGTTGCGTTGCAATGCTCACTTCATCGCGCTGGAAGGGACTGGCACCTATAGCTGTGTGTTCCGCGATGTGTTTGTGCCCGATGCTCGCGTGTTGGCGGCCCCCTGTGATGACTATGTGCTGCGGATTCGGCCCGGTTTTATCCTGACGCAAGTGGGGATGGGGCTCGGTTTGGTAGATAGCTGCGTGGAGCTGATGAAACGCACCAATAAGCGGCTGGGCCATGTGAATCGCTTTTTGGATGACCAGGCCGAAGACATTGAAGCGGACTTGCAGATGGCACGCGATCGCACTTACGCTCTGGCCGATCGCCTCGACGCCACTGACGGCATTATTGACGACCAACTCTTGCGTGAAGTAATACAGGCTCGCATTGCGGGATCGGAGTTGTCGTTGCGGGCGGCTCAGGCCACTATGCTGCACGCCGGAGCGCGGGCTTACGTTCACGGCAGCGCGCCGGAGCGGAAGTTGCGAGAAGCTTATTTCATCGCCATTGTGACGCCCGCTTTGAAACATTTGAAAAAAATGCTGTTTGCGATGCCAGAAGAAGCACTCACGTCTGTTGTTTCTTAGATGCTCTTCGAGAATAATTAAAGTCGATTCATCATCGACAAACATCGCTCCGTTTTGACCTAGCTGCCTCAGGTATGATTGGCTAGGTCTTTTCTTTTGCTTCAAGCTAAAAATGCTGATCCCATCCTCACATTCACTGCCAGAAAAAAGGGGGGGTGAATGTTGGACGGTGGCGAGTATATTGAGGCTTTAGGGTGCTGTTGGGCTCACGCTGAAATACTCCTGATGACTTGTTCGCCTCCGGTAGAAAACCTCTGAGATATTCACAAAGTTGATATCCCGTTGCAATTAATGAGCGATCGCGAGCTGTGAAAAAGCTTCTGTGAATTCCACGGCCTCATGATTTTTGGGACTAGTTTTAGATACCGTATTTTTAGTTACAAAAATGTTGCCTGAACGCATTTCTAATGGAATTAATTCAGGACTTGGCCTTACTGCTAAAACGACAATTGGTGAGTTAATATTGCTTGCTCAAAATTGACTGTTTTATCGGTGGGCTTGAGCTTGCGGGATCGCAGCGATCGCTAACGGTTTCTGAGCGTCGTTCTTTACTATTTGTTGCTTCGATGGGAATGACAGAGATGGCTGCTTGGTAGCATTGATGTCGCCCATCAGCACAAGTGTTTAGCTCAGCACAACCAGGCCAAAGGGTCGTTGTATTTGCTGCCGAGGGCTTTATTTAGCGAGACCATTGAATAATGATTAACTCTGTATCGACTCCCAGCCAACGGTGGAATGCCCTGACCTGTGACCAGGGCAACCTCGGCGATCTAGCCATCCGGTGTTTGATTTGTGGCAGCATCCACGCCACCGAAGACCACTGGAAATTTATGGCCGATATGCCCCATGATCCGGCTAATTTGATCAACGATTTGGTCAAAATGCGGTTGTATCAGCCGGAAGCGATCGCCGTCGCCGATGCCATCAGCCAGGCTGAGTTGCGCAAGGCCCTGTTTGTGCAGATGGCGGGCAAAGGCAGCCCCAAGCGCGAGAAGCTGGTGCTCGACTTGATTAAAGTGGCTGGGGGATTGGACGAAGCCTTTGCGGCGGCCTTTGGCCCCAAGGCTGGACAGTTCTTTACCGACGCTCAGCGGATGAGTCAGTTCACCCGCCGCAAGTTTTTGAAGAATATCGCCGTCGGGGCTGCCCTTGTTTCCCTCGCGAATTGTGCCCAACAGCCTACGGAAGAAGCGGTGCCTGAAGGCGAAACGCCGCCCCCGCCCCCCACCACGGGTGAGTTGGAAAAGAATGATCTGAAGATTGCCTTTTTGCCCATCACCTGTGCCACGCCCATCATCATGTCGGATCCATTGGGCTTTTATGACAAGCATGGGCTGAATGTGGAGCTGATGAAGTATGCCAGCTGGTCGGTGGTGCGGGATGCCGCGATCGCGGGCGAGTTGGACGCTTATCACATGCTGGCTCCCATGCCCATTGCCATGTCCCTCGGGCTTGGCTCGACGGCCTTTTCCGTCAAGTTGGCCAGCATTGAGAACAATAACGGCCAGGGCATTGCGGTCGCCAAAAAGCATTTGGGCAAGGTGAATGGCCCCGCTGACTTTAAGGGCATGACCATCGGCATTCCCTACGACTATTCCAACCACAACCTGATTTTGCGGTACTACCTCGCCTCGGGCGGGCTGGACCCTGACCAGGACGTGAAGCTGCTGATTTTGCCGCCACCCGATGCGATCGCTCAAATGTCCACGGGGCAAATTGACGCCTTCATCCTGCCGGATAACTTTACCCAGCGGGTCGTGTTTAACGACATCGGCTTCATCCACCTGCTGACGAAGGATTTGTGGCCCGGCCATCCCTGCTGTGCCTTTGTGGCTGCTCAAGATTGGATTGATGAGAATCCCAACACTTTCCGCGCGTTGAACAAGGCCATTATTGACGGGGCGACCTACGCTAATGAACCCGCCAACCGCAAGGAGATTGCCGCCGCGATCGCCCCTCGGGAATATCTCAACCAACCAGTAGAAGTGCTGGAAGCGGTGATGACGGGCAATTTTGATGATGGTCAGGGCAACACGCTGGAAGTGCCCGATCGCATCTATTTCGATCCCTATCCCTGGAAGAGCTTTGCCAGCTGGATTTCGACTCAGTTGGTGCGCTGGGGCTACATGCCGACCGAAGACGCCAACTACGACGAAATTGGCGAGCAAATCTTCCTCACTGACCTGGCCCGAGAACTGGCCGAGGAACTCGGAGCCGAGGCCCCGCAGGAACTCACCCGAGTCGAAAACCTCAAATTTGGGGACTTTGACCCCGCCCAGCCCGAGGAGTATCTGAAAGAGCAGATTGACCAATACGGCGTTTAGTCGTGAGCCATTGAGGCTCGTTTGGGGGCTGGAATACGCTTGCCCACGAGGTAAAGCGCTCGACTTTTTCAGTTCCCTTGCGCTCTCCCCATTGCCCCCTACAAGGGGGCAGTGCAGTTTGGGAAATCTGCAAGTCTTCAATTTTTTTGAGCGTCACCTTACACGCCCGAGAAGCTGTTCCGTATCCGCAGACCGAGGTATCCCATGTCGAGCAAACGTTACACCTTTGAACTGGCGCGATCGCCCCAGGACGTTCGTGCTTACTATCGATTGCGACAGGCCATCTTTTGCGAAGAGCAAGGCTTATTTGACGACCATGACGAAGACAATATTGACGCGATCGCTTACCCCATCATCGCGGTGGAAAATGACGTGATTGCGGGGAAAAAGATTGTGGGCGTCGTGCGTATTTATGAAGAAAAGTCGCGTCATTGGTATGGTGGGCGGCTGGGCGTACATCCTGACTATCGGCGGGTGGGCCGCATCGGTAAAGGCCTAATCTACAAAGCGGTAACGACGGCAAATACCTGGGGGTGCGATCGCTTCCTGGCGACGGTGCAATTGCAAAATGTCCGCTTCTTCCGTCGTCAGCACTGGGAATCGATTCAGGAAATTTCCGTGTGCGATCGCCCCCATCACCTGATGGAAGCCGACCTCGACTTTTATCCACCGGGGAACGAACTGCGTCCCGTGCTCTCCTCCGGAGCCCTCAAGGTGTCGTAATGCTGGCCGATTTGGTGGCGGCCTTGCGGCCTGCCCTGGGGATTCTCAACAAACGCGACATTCAAACCGCTGCCGATCACTTAGGCCGCTATGTGCCGCAGGCCGCCACAGGCGAATCCATTGCCTTGGGTGACGACACGGCAGCTATTCCCGATGGGGATGGCTACCTACTGCTCGCTGCCGAGGGCATTTGGCCCACCCTGGTGCGGGAAGATCCCTGGTTTGCGGGCTGGTGTGGTGTCTTAGTCAACGTTAGCGACATTTACGCCATGGGCGGTCGTCCCATCGCTGTGGTCGACGCCCTGTGGACCGAATCGGCTGAGCAGGCCGAGCCCCTTTGGCAGGGCATGGTCGCCGCCGCTAAAACGTTTAACGTGCCCATCGTCGGCGGCCACACCAACTGCCACAGTCCCTACGCGGCGCTGTCGGTGGCGATTCTCGGTCGTGCTACTCGCCTGATCACCAGTTTCGACGCCCAGCCGGGTGATGCCCTCGTTCTCGTAATGAATCTGGAAGGGCGATCGCACCCTAAATACCCCTTTTGGGATGCCGCCACTATGGCTAATCCGGTAGATTT
Above is a genomic segment from Leptolyngbya iicbica LK containing:
- a CDS encoding ABC transporter substrate-binding protein — protein: MINSVSTPSQRWNALTCDQGNLGDLAIRCLICGSIHATEDHWKFMADMPHDPANLINDLVKMRLYQPEAIAVADAISQAELRKALFVQMAGKGSPKREKLVLDLIKVAGGLDEAFAAAFGPKAGQFFTDAQRMSQFTRRKFLKNIAVGAALVSLANCAQQPTEEAVPEGETPPPPPTTGELEKNDLKIAFLPITCATPIIMSDPLGFYDKHGLNVELMKYASWSVVRDAAIAGELDAYHMLAPMPIAMSLGLGSTAFSVKLASIENNNGQGIAVAKKHLGKVNGPADFKGMTIGIPYDYSNHNLILRYYLASGGLDPDQDVKLLILPPPDAIAQMSTGQIDAFILPDNFTQRVVFNDIGFIHLLTKDLWPGHPCCAFVAAQDWIDENPNTFRALNKAIIDGATYANEPANRKEIAAAIAPREYLNQPVEVLEAVMTGNFDDGQGNTLEVPDRIYFDPYPWKSFASWISTQLVRWGYMPTEDANYDEIGEQIFLTDLARELAEELGAEAPQELTRVENLKFGDFDPAQPEEYLKEQIDQYGV
- a CDS encoding acyl-CoA dehydrogenase family protein; translated protein: MQTIQQASQTHAAMDYHAATEAVSAVVKQQLTPKVADIDLKGEYPREILHQLGDVNAYAHAVAPELGGTGLGLKAAIQSIEEISKECISTGFMAWCQVACTWYLQNTDNQALAQELLPDIATGKQLAGTGLSNPMKHFVDIEKIALTAEPVKGGFRVNGMLPWVSNLGPGHWFGVAAKIADSDDYMMAVVSDDMEGMTLRCNAHFIALEGTGTYSCVFRDVFVPDARVLAAPCDDYVLRIRPGFILTQVGMGLGLVDSCVELMKRTNKRLGHVNRFLDDQAEDIEADLQMARDRTYALADRLDATDGIIDDQLLREVIQARIAGSELSLRAAQATMLHAGARAYVHGSAPERKLREAYFIAIVTPALKHLKKMLFAMPEEALTSVVS
- a CDS encoding OsmC family protein — translated: MSDTAKVSIAPIPKDGLQELGEKNRANPADKTLKVKTVCERKFRSLNYARDLEPFVVDEPPGLLGDNTAPNPSEIVLGAFGSCLAVGLQANAAARGITLTKLEISLEGDINITSTWGTGELAKPQIGFTDVRVKVDIDGDASKEELAEMVAHANKWSPVSATLSNPMPVSVEMA
- a CDS encoding sll0787 family AIR synthase-like protein; the protein is MLADLVAALRPALGILNKRDIQTAADHLGRYVPQAATGESIALGDDTAAIPDGDGYLLLAAEGIWPTLVREDPWFAGWCGVLVNVSDIYAMGGRPIAVVDALWTESAEQAEPLWQGMVAAAKTFNVPIVGGHTNCHSPYAALSVAILGRATRLITSFDAQPGDALVLVMNLEGRSHPKYPFWDAATMANPVDLQRHFALLPHIAEQDWCKAGKDVSMGGIIGTSLMLLETSGCGAILDIDAIPRPNAEPLAKWLLSFPSYGFLLSVSPASFSQMQPHFQAEGLVCDAIGQVTAGSQLVLRSHDESTVFWDFTQDALTGFGDRGA
- the ispF gene encoding 2-C-methyl-D-erythritol 2,4-cyclodiphosphate synthase, which gives rise to MNIRIGNGYDIHRLVEGRPLILGGVTIPHVMGLLGHSDADVLTHAITDALLGALSLGDIGTYFPPSDPQWAGADSLKLLDQVYQMVRDRGWAIVNVDSVVVAERPKLKPHIAAMRSALAAALNLAPDQVGVKATTNEKLGPTGREEGIAAYAVVLIARAST
- a CDS encoding MSMEG_0567/Sll0786 family nitrogen starvation N-acetyltransferase, which codes for MSSKRYTFELARSPQDVRAYYRLRQAIFCEEQGLFDDHDEDNIDAIAYPIIAVENDVIAGKKIVGVVRIYEEKSRHWYGGRLGVHPDYRRVGRIGKGLIYKAVTTANTWGCDRFLATVQLQNVRFFRRQHWESIQEISVCDRPHHLMEADLDFYPPGNELRPVLSSGALKVS
- the trmD gene encoding tRNA (guanosine(37)-N1)-methyltransferase TrmD: MNSESPLRFDVVTLFPDFFASPLQSGLLGKALERGIASVNLVNPRDFTTDKHRKVDDEPYGGGVGMLMKPEPIFAAVESLPTYPRREVILLTPQGETMAQPLFRQLNAELDQIVLICGHYEGVDERVLHLVDREVSLGDFVLTCGEIPALTLINGVVRLRPGTVGKTDSLKFESFEADLLDYPQYTRPAEFRGWTVPDVLRSGNHAAIAAWRHQQQVNRTRQRRPDLYATWQAQQSSTESP
- a CDS encoding TetR/AcrR family transcriptional regulator; translation: MANLKRTREDILEAVIDTVHRQGLTATGLSELFRLSGASSGSFYNYFESKQALGHALIDFEWEKLEKNVLEPAVTRHESPIDQVFWILDTLEAKQTREPFCGGCLLGNLIVDLVEQDDSFREHLQTVFARWEGAIAQRLHAGRDQLLPATDPDLLAAQIMTVIEGAMLMGKLHRDTQRLHASFDVARQLLTLALKPA